In the Vibrio hippocampi genome, TTGCTCGGTAATACTTTCCACCTTTGGTTGCGTCCGGGTCAAGAGATCATGAAGATGCATGGCGACTTGCACGACTTTATGAACTGGCAGGGTCCCATTCTGACTGACTCAGGCGGCTTCCAAGTATTTAGCCTAGGTGACATCCGTAAGATCACTGAAGAGGGTGTGCATTTCCGCAGCCCTGTTAATGGTGACAAAATCTTTATGGATGCCGAAAAGTCTATGGAAATCCAAAAAGACTTAGGCTCAGATGTGGTGATGATTTTTGATGAATGTACGCCATATCCAGCCACACACGATGAAGCGAAAAAGTCGATGGAGATGTCGCTTCGTTGGGCTAAACGCTCTCGTGACCACTTTGACAAGCTAGAAAATCCAAACTCACTGTTTGGTATTGTTCAAGGTAGCGTCTATGAAGATTTGCGTGATGTGTCGGTAAAAGGCTTAACGGATATTGGCTTTGACGGTTATGCTGTCGGCGGTCTTGCGGTGGGCGAACCTAAAGAAGATATGCACCGTGTGCTTGAACACACCACGCCACTGCTTCCAAAAGATAAACCACGCTATCTAATGGGTGTAGGCAAACCAGAAGATCTGGTTGAAGGTGTACGTCGTGGTATCGATATGTTCGACTGCGTGATGCCGACTCGAAATGCTCGTAACGGTCACCTATTTGTGACTGGCGGCATCATCAAGATCCGTAATGCTAAGAATAAAACCGATACCACTCCGCTTGATCCGCATTGTGATTGCTATACATGCCAAAACTACTCTAAGGCATATTTGCATCACCTAGATCGTTGTAACGAGATATTAGGCGCGCGTCTCAATACGATTCATAACCTACGCTACTACCAGCGTTTAATGGAGAGTATTCGTCGAGCGATTGATGAAGACCGTTTTGAACAGTTTGTGGAAGAATTTTACGCTCGTCGTGATCGTGAAGTCCCACCACTGGACATGAAATAACGGATATAATGTGGGTTATCCTCAAGATTGGTAACAAATCCTAGCTATAGGTCACATTTTTTGAGCCTGTTAGTGAATAAGAAAGATTGAGTTACGCTTTGCTTCTTGAAAAGATATGGGGATAACCCAATTTGGGATATATAAATACATTAAAGAGGATGTTTTTCGATGAGTTTTATTTCTCCAGCCTATGCTGCTGAAGCTGCACCACAAGGTACAGGTTTTGAAATGCTAATTATGCTAGGCATGTTTGCGGCGATTTTCTATTTTATGATCTACCGCCCGCAATCTAAGCGTGCAAAAGAGCATAAAAACCTGATGGCTTCGATGGGCAAAGGCGATGAAGTACTTACTAACGGCGGTCTAATTGGTAAGATCACTAAAATCGCTGAAGATAACGAATATATCGCGATTGCTCTTAACGACAGCAACGAAGTTGTTATCAAAAAAGATTTTATCACTGCAGTGCTGCCAAAAGGTACGCTGAAGTCTTTATAAAAACAGCTTAAGGATCCTCGCTGTGCTAAACCGTTACCCTTTGTGGAAGTATCTAATGGTGGTTTTTATCATCGCCATTACTGCTTTATATGCACTTCCCAACTTATACGGTGAAGATCCGGCTATTCAGATTACAGGGGCGCGTGGCGCCTCTGTTGATATGTCGACGCTGGATACTGTCACCCAAGCTCTAGACAAAGAGCAACTTTCTCACAAATCTATCGCCCTCGAAGACGGTTCAATCCTAGTCCGCTTTAATGATACCGACACTCAAATTAGTGCCCGTGACGTTATTAGCCAATCCTTAGGAAATGATTCTATCGTTGCGCTAAACCTAGCGCCGGCTACCCCTCATTGGCTTGATGCTATTGGTGCAGCTCCAATGAAACTCGGTCTTGACCTGCGTGGTGGTGTTCACTTCTTAATGGAAGTGGATATGGACGCCGCAATGGAAAAATTGGTGGGTCAACAAGAAGAAGCGTTCCGCAGTGAATTGCGTGAAGAACGTATTCGTTATCGTTCTATTCGTCCAACGTCTAACGATGGTGTAGAGATCCTACTACGTAACGCAGAGCAGCTTGCTGAAGCGACTGCATTGCTGAAAACGAAACACCAAGATATGGACTTTATCAGTTCAGATGACAATGGTCGTTTTGCTATCGTGGCTAATTTCAAAGAGACTCGCCTACAAGAAATTCGTAACTATGCGGTAGAGCAAAATATCACTATTTTGCGTAACCGTGTTAACGAACTTGGTGTCGCCGAGCCTCTTGTTCAGCGTCAAGGCGCTAGTCGTATTGTTGTCGAACTACCCGGTGTTCAAGACACTGCTCGCGCTAAGGAAATCTTAGGTGCGACAGCCACTCTAGAATTCCGCGAAGTAGACAGCACTGCTGATCTCTCAGCCGCTGCCAATGGTCGAGCGCCAGCAGGTAGTGAAATTAAGCAAGATCGTGATGGTCGTCCAGTGGTACTGAAAAAGCGTATCATTCTTGGCGGTGCCAGTATTACCGATGCAAGTTCAAGTGCCGACGAGTACGGTCGTCCACAGGTTAACATCTCGCTAGATAGCGAAGGTGGTAACAAAATGGCGGCATTCTCTCGTCAGAACATCGGTAAGCTAATGGCAACGGTTTTCGCTGAATATAAAGACAGCGGTCGCCGTACACCAGAAGGCAAAGTGATTCTTGATAAGCACGAAGAAGTGATTAACCAAGCAACGATTCAATCGGCTCTTGGTCGCAACTTCCGTATTACAGGTATTGATTCTGCTTCGGAAGCACACAACCTAGCACTATTGCTACGAGCGGGTGCATTGATTGCGCCGATTTCGATTGTTGAAGAACGCACCATTGGTCCATCAATGGGTCAGCAGAACATTGATATGGGTGTCAAGGCGTGTATTACCGGTATGATTCTCGTCATGCTGTTTACCTTGGTTTACTACCGTCGCTTTGGTCTATTCGCCAATATCGCACTGATGGCAAATATTGTGTTGATCGTCGGTGTTATGTCTATGATTCCAGGGGCAACAATGACGCTACCCGGGATCGCCGGTATCGTACTGACGGTCGGTATGGCGGTGGATGCCAACGTACTGATATTCGAGCGTATTCGTGAAGAGATTAAAGATGGACGCAGTCCTCAGCAAGCAATTCACCAAGGCTACGCTAACGCGTTCAGTACCATTGCCGATGCCAACATCACAACCCTAATTACGGCAATCATTCTATTTGCTGTGGGTACGGGTGCGATCAAAGGTTTCGCGGTCACGCTATCTATCGGTATTATCACCTCAATGTTTACAGCTATCATTGGTACACGTTGCATCGTGAACCTAGTGTATGGCGGTAAGCGTGTTAACAAGCTGTCGATCTAAGGGTTAGTTATGTTTCAAATAATGAAGGCAGACAAAACGATCGACTTTATGCGTTGGTCAAAAGTAGCGTTTGCATTCTCTATCGTCATGATCGCAGCGGCTATCTTTACCCTATCGACCAAGTGGTTGAATTGGGGTCTAGATTTTACCGGTGGTACGCTGATTGAGGTTGGCTTTGAACAGCCAGCAAATTTAGAAGAAGTGCGTAGCTCTCTGGAAGCAAAAGGCTTTGGGGATGCAACGGTACAGAACTTTGGTTCATCTCGTGAAGTGATGGTTCGTCTTCGTCCTCGTGACGATGTGCAAGCGGAAGCTCTAGGCAACCAGATACTGGATGCGATTAAGCAAGGTACGGGTGATGCCGTTGAGATGCGTCGTATCGAGTTCGTGGGTCCTAATGTAGGTGATGAACTGACAGAGGCGGGTGGTCTCGCGATCCTCGTTTCTCTGATCTGTATTCTTCTCTATGTGTCGGTTCGCTTTGAATGGCGTTTAGCGGCGGGTGCCGTATTGGCTTTGGCGCACGACGTGATTATCACTCTTGGGGTATTCTCGTTGATGCAGATTGAAGTCGACCTGACCATCGTGGCTGCGTTGCTAACGGTTGTGGGCTACTCACTCAACGATACCATCGTAGTATTTGACCGCATTCGTGAAAACTTCCGTAAGATGCGTAAAGGTGACTCTGCCGAAGTCATGAACAACTCAATCACTCAAACATTGAGTCGTACATTGATCACTTCAGGTACCACCTTATTCGTGGTTATCGCACTGTTTACTCAAGGCGGCGCAATGATCCATGGCTTTGCGGCTGCATTGCTACTGGGTATTACTGTGGGTACTTACTCGTCTATCTATGTTGCGTCAGCGCTAGCGCTGAAACTAGGTATCGAGAGAGAACACCTAATGCCACCGCAAGTCGAAAAAGAAGGCGCAGAGTTCGACGAGATGCCTTAAGGCGTTGTTGGGAAATTTTCGTTAGAAAAGTTTTGCATTTTAAAAGTATAGAGGTCTAGCACATGTGCTAGACCTTTTTTGTTGGGGGCTACGTTAGGTAGAATATTTTACTGAAGGCATAAAAAAGCCCTATCGCTAGGATAGGGCTTCAGAATTCAGGCGTGACGGGCCAGTAATATCTCAGTAGCGATTATTTAAGAATCGCTTCGTTACCGTTTTCACGAATATGCTTAAGCATTGACTTAGTACCGCGTGCACTTGCTGCAACCACGTTACCAGACTTCATGTAGTCTGTGCCGCCAGAAAAGTCAGTGATGATAGCGCCAGCTTCACGAGCAATAAGATCGCCAGCTGCTAGATCCCATGGTTTTAGACCAAGTTCGAAGTAACCGTCTAGACGACCTGCAGCAAGATAGCAAAGGTCAAGAGCGGCAGAGCCTGCGCGACGGAAGTCCGCACACTCAACAAACATAGCAGACATGATCTTGAAGTAGCTTTCAGAGTGTTGCTTTTGCTTGAATGGGAAACCAGTACCGATTGTGGCACCTTTAAGATCTTTCAGTGGGTTGACACGAATACGTGCGCTGTTTAGCTGTGCGCCTGAGCCGCGTTGAGCTGTGAATAGCTCGTTAAGCATAGGGTCGTAAACACAGGCTACTTCAGTTTTACCTTTAATGCGTACAGCGATAGAAACCGCGAAGTGAGGTATACCTTTAACGAAGTTAGCAGTGCCATCCAGTGGGTCGATGATCCATTGAACTTCATTATCTTTACCTTCAATAGCGCCGCTTTCTTCAGCAACGATTGAGTGATCAGGGTATGACGCCTGAATAGTGTGGATAATGATAGATTCAGCTTCTTTGTCTACATTAGTAACAAAGTCATTAGTGCCTTTCTGTACCGACTCGATCTTATCAGTGTTTTCTAGAGATTTTGCAATATGATTGCCCGCTTTACGCGCAGCGCGTATTGCGATGTTTAGCATTGGATGCATACGAATTTTCCCAACGGATGTTAAAGAACAAAAAGCGGCGGGGAGTATATCAAAGTTTTCATAAAAGGGAAGCGGTTATTTATTGACCTCTTATGATCTGAGATAAAAATAGTCAGACTAATTTACTCAGGTTTATGATATTATTCTTCGGTTCTGTAACCCCAACGCAATTTGCACATGTTAGACAACGTAAAAATTATCTTAGTAGGTACTTCTCACTCCGGCAATATTGGCTCGGCAGCTCGCGCAATGAAAGTGATGGGCTTGAGTCAAATGGTCTTAGTTGATCCTCAATGTGAAGTGGATTCACAAGCAGTTGCT is a window encoding:
- the tgt gene encoding tRNA guanosine(34) transglycosylase Tgt, with the translated sequence MKLQYELKKNNGHARRGQLTFERGTVQTPAFMPVGTYGTVKGMTPEEVKGTGAEILLGNTFHLWLRPGQEIMKMHGDLHDFMNWQGPILTDSGGFQVFSLGDIRKITEEGVHFRSPVNGDKIFMDAEKSMEIQKDLGSDVVMIFDECTPYPATHDEAKKSMEMSLRWAKRSRDHFDKLENPNSLFGIVQGSVYEDLRDVSVKGLTDIGFDGYAVGGLAVGEPKEDMHRVLEHTTPLLPKDKPRYLMGVGKPEDLVEGVRRGIDMFDCVMPTRNARNGHLFVTGGIIKIRNAKNKTDTTPLDPHCDCYTCQNYSKAYLHHLDRCNEILGARLNTIHNLRYYQRLMESIRRAIDEDRFEQFVEEFYARRDREVPPLDMK
- the yajC gene encoding preprotein translocase subunit YajC: MSFISPAYAAEAAPQGTGFEMLIMLGMFAAIFYFMIYRPQSKRAKEHKNLMASMGKGDEVLTNGGLIGKITKIAEDNEYIAIALNDSNEVVIKKDFITAVLPKGTLKSL
- the secD gene encoding protein translocase subunit SecD, with protein sequence MLNRYPLWKYLMVVFIIAITALYALPNLYGEDPAIQITGARGASVDMSTLDTVTQALDKEQLSHKSIALEDGSILVRFNDTDTQISARDVISQSLGNDSIVALNLAPATPHWLDAIGAAPMKLGLDLRGGVHFLMEVDMDAAMEKLVGQQEEAFRSELREERIRYRSIRPTSNDGVEILLRNAEQLAEATALLKTKHQDMDFISSDDNGRFAIVANFKETRLQEIRNYAVEQNITILRNRVNELGVAEPLVQRQGASRIVVELPGVQDTARAKEILGATATLEFREVDSTADLSAAANGRAPAGSEIKQDRDGRPVVLKKRIILGGASITDASSSADEYGRPQVNISLDSEGGNKMAAFSRQNIGKLMATVFAEYKDSGRRTPEGKVILDKHEEVINQATIQSALGRNFRITGIDSASEAHNLALLLRAGALIAPISIVEERTIGPSMGQQNIDMGVKACITGMILVMLFTLVYYRRFGLFANIALMANIVLIVGVMSMIPGATMTLPGIAGIVLTVGMAVDANVLIFERIREEIKDGRSPQQAIHQGYANAFSTIADANITTLITAIILFAVGTGAIKGFAVTLSIGIITSMFTAIIGTRCIVNLVYGGKRVNKLSI
- the secF gene encoding protein translocase subunit SecF, translating into MFQIMKADKTIDFMRWSKVAFAFSIVMIAAAIFTLSTKWLNWGLDFTGGTLIEVGFEQPANLEEVRSSLEAKGFGDATVQNFGSSREVMVRLRPRDDVQAEALGNQILDAIKQGTGDAVEMRRIEFVGPNVGDELTEAGGLAILVSLICILLYVSVRFEWRLAAGAVLALAHDVIITLGVFSLMQIEVDLTIVAALLTVVGYSLNDTIVVFDRIRENFRKMRKGDSAEVMNNSITQTLSRTLITSGTTLFVVIALFTQGGAMIHGFAAALLLGITVGTYSSIYVASALALKLGIEREHLMPPQVEKEGAEFDEMP
- the suhB gene encoding inositol-1-monophosphatase — protein: MHPMLNIAIRAARKAGNHIAKSLENTDKIESVQKGTNDFVTNVDKEAESIIIHTIQASYPDHSIVAEESGAIEGKDNEVQWIIDPLDGTANFVKGIPHFAVSIAVRIKGKTEVACVYDPMLNELFTAQRGSGAQLNSARIRVNPLKDLKGATIGTGFPFKQKQHSESYFKIMSAMFVECADFRRAGSAALDLCYLAAGRLDGYFELGLKPWDLAAGDLIAREAGAIITDFSGGTDYMKSGNVVAASARGTKSMLKHIRENGNEAILK